The Lichenihabitans psoromatis genome contains a region encoding:
- a CDS encoding glycerol-3-phosphate dehydrogenase — MVDYGTIDLAIIGGGINGAGIARDAAGRGLKTLLCEKGDLAEGTSSRSGKLVHGGLRYLEYYEFRLVREALIEREVLMRAAPHIIWPMRFVLPHSPEQRAAWMVRLGLFLYDHLGGRKLLPPSRRINLRRDPEGKSIKPAYKTAFEYSDCWVDDARLVILNALDAKLRGATVLPRTAATSARRIDGFWQIEMRGQDGTTSTVKARALINAAGPWVEDVLGRIAGRNSQYKVRLVKGSHIVVPKFWDGPQAYLLQNDDKRVIFVNPYEGDLCLIGTTDIPYEGRPEDVAIELKEIEYLLRVVNRYAVKPLTKADIRHSFSGVRPLYDNNAEANASAVTRDYVFEVDEPENQAPMLSVFGGKITTFRKLAEHALDKLATTFPAAGKAWTAKEALPGGDIKDANFNAFLATLQAETPWLPPALAEHYAHLYGTRARELLTGATRLNDLGRHFGGLLYQREAEFLQRTEWAKTSADILQRRTKHSLHMTPSERQDFEHWMDAAA; from the coding sequence ATGGTGGATTACGGCACGATCGATCTCGCGATCATCGGTGGAGGCATCAACGGAGCCGGGATCGCGCGGGATGCGGCCGGCCGTGGCTTGAAGACCCTGCTGTGCGAGAAGGGCGATCTCGCCGAAGGCACCAGTTCGCGCTCCGGTAAGCTCGTCCACGGCGGCTTACGTTATCTCGAATATTACGAGTTCCGGCTGGTGCGCGAGGCGCTGATCGAACGGGAGGTGCTGATGCGCGCCGCGCCGCACATCATCTGGCCGATGCGCTTCGTGCTGCCCCATTCGCCCGAACAGCGCGCCGCCTGGATGGTTCGATTGGGGCTGTTTCTCTACGATCACCTCGGGGGCCGCAAACTGCTTCCCCCCTCGCGTCGCATCAATCTTCGGCGCGATCCGGAGGGGAAATCGATCAAGCCCGCCTACAAGACAGCTTTCGAATATTCCGATTGCTGGGTCGACGACGCGCGCCTTGTGATCCTCAACGCCCTCGACGCTAAGTTGCGCGGCGCGACAGTGCTGCCGCGAACGGCCGCCACTTCCGCACGGCGCATCGATGGTTTCTGGCAGATCGAGATGCGCGGGCAGGACGGCACGACCAGCACGGTCAAGGCGCGCGCCCTGATCAATGCGGCCGGCCCCTGGGTCGAGGATGTTCTTGGCCGCATCGCAGGGCGTAACAGCCAGTATAAGGTTCGGCTCGTCAAAGGCAGCCATATCGTGGTGCCGAAATTCTGGGACGGGCCGCAGGCCTACCTGCTGCAGAACGACGACAAGCGCGTGATTTTCGTAAACCCCTATGAGGGTGACCTCTGCCTCATCGGCACGACCGACATCCCCTATGAGGGTCGACCCGAAGACGTCGCGATCGAGCTGAAGGAGATCGAGTATCTGCTGCGGGTCGTGAACCGCTACGCCGTGAAGCCGCTCACCAAGGCTGACATCCGCCACAGCTTTTCGGGCGTGCGTCCGCTCTACGACAATAACGCGGAAGCCAATGCATCGGCCGTGACGCGCGACTACGTGTTCGAAGTGGACGAGCCCGAGAACCAGGCGCCCATGCTGTCGGTCTTCGGCGGCAAGATCACGACATTTCGCAAACTCGCCGAACATGCGCTCGACAAACTCGCCACGACCTTCCCGGCCGCCGGGAAAGCCTGGACCGCGAAGGAAGCGCTGCCGGGCGGCGACATCAAAGATGCCAATTTCAACGCATTCCTTGCGACGCTGCAGGCCGAGACGCCCTGGCTGCCGCCCGCCTTGGCCGAACATTACGCGCATCTTTACGGAACGCGGGCGCGCGAGTTGCTGACAGGCGCGACCAGGCTCAACGATCTCGGCCGGCACTTCGGCGGCCTGCTGTATCAGCGCGAAGCGGAATTCCTGCAGCGTACCGAATGGGCCAAGACATCGGCCGACATCCTGCAACGCCGCACCAAACACAGCCTGCATATGACGCCATCCGAGCGTCAAGACTTCGAACACTGGATGGATGCCGCCGCATGA
- a CDS encoding FAD binding domain-containing protein, whose amino-acid sequence MKSFTFERPDSVVAAAKAVADNTNAKFIAGGTNLLDLMKLEVETPTHLVDVNRLSLAAIDDTPEGGLRIGAMVRNSDLAADSRVRQHYGVLSRALLSGASGQLRNKATTAGNLLQRTRCYYFYDTSKPCNKREPGSGCAALEGFNRIHAILGASQDCIATHPSDMAVAMRVLDATVETVTPDGQTASIPIADLHRLPGNTPQIETTLQHGQIITAVTLPAPPKGVQIYRKVRDRASYAFALVSVAAIVDASDGKIGSARLAFGGVAHKPWREPQAEAMLAGQTANKALLDHAADAVLVGAKGYGENNFKIPLVRRALNAVLTAATQSA is encoded by the coding sequence ATGAAGAGCTTCACGTTCGAGCGCCCAGATAGCGTCGTCGCCGCCGCGAAGGCGGTGGCCGACAATACCAATGCCAAATTCATCGCCGGCGGCACCAATCTTCTTGATCTGATGAAGCTCGAGGTCGAGACACCCACCCACCTGGTCGACGTCAATCGCCTGTCGCTTGCGGCGATCGACGACACGCCAGAGGGCGGTTTGCGGATCGGCGCCATGGTTCGAAACAGCGATCTCGCGGCCGACTCCCGCGTGCGTCAGCATTATGGGGTGCTCAGCCGCGCGCTCTTGTCGGGTGCCTCGGGACAGCTCCGCAATAAGGCGACAACGGCCGGAAACCTCCTCCAACGCACGCGTTGCTACTATTTTTACGACACGTCCAAGCCCTGTAACAAGCGCGAGCCCGGCTCGGGCTGTGCCGCGCTGGAGGGCTTCAACCGCATTCACGCGATCCTTGGGGCGAGCCAGGATTGTATCGCGACTCACCCGTCAGATATGGCGGTCGCGATGCGGGTGCTCGATGCGACCGTCGAGACGGTGACGCCCGATGGCCAGACGGCATCGATCCCGATTGCGGATCTCCATCGCCTTCCCGGCAACACGCCGCAGATCGAAACGACCCTGCAGCATGGTCAGATCATCACGGCCGTGACGCTCCCGGCGCCGCCGAAGGGCGTTCAAATCTACCGCAAAGTGCGCGATCGGGCCTCTTATGCCTTCGCGCTCGTCTCGGTAGCCGCCATCGTGGACGCCTCGGACGGCAAGATCGGATCAGCCAGACTGGCGTTCGGCGGCGTGGCCCATAAGCCGTGGCGCGAACCGCAGGCCGAAGCGATGTTGGCTGGACAGACGGCCAACAAAGCGTTGCTCGACCATGCGGCCGATGCCGTCCTCGTCGGCGCGAAGGGCTATGGCGAGAATAATTTTAAAATCCCGTTGGTCCGCCGCGCCTTGAACGCCGTGTTGACCGCCGCCACCCAATCGGCGTGA
- a CDS encoding 2Fe-2S iron-sulfur cluster-binding protein — MSLDDDTPFGVTRRQVIEGGAAFAVLGFVRPGFAAEVNPVAPPVLPTDPGLSTMAVRLTVNGSDKALNLDTRTTLLDALREHLGLTGSKKGCDHGQCGACTVLVNGRRINSCLSLAAMHEDDKITTIEGFAKGDVLHPLQAAFVHHDGFQCGYCTPGQICSAAGMLSEHKAGMPSVVTADLTQDPALTDDEIRERMSGNICRCAAYPNIVAAIKDASGATL, encoded by the coding sequence ATGAGTCTCGACGACGATACGCCGTTCGGCGTCACACGCCGGCAAGTGATCGAGGGTGGCGCGGCCTTTGCGGTCCTCGGTTTTGTCCGCCCCGGCTTCGCGGCCGAAGTGAACCCGGTGGCGCCTCCTGTTCTGCCGACAGACCCCGGTCTCTCAACGATGGCTGTCCGGTTGACGGTCAATGGCAGCGACAAGGCCTTGAATCTCGATACGAGAACCACGCTTCTTGACGCGTTGCGCGAGCATCTCGGTTTGACCGGCTCGAAGAAGGGTTGCGATCACGGCCAGTGTGGCGCCTGCACGGTGCTGGTCAACGGACGACGGATCAACTCCTGCCTGAGCCTCGCGGCGATGCATGAGGACGATAAAATCACGACGATCGAGGGTTTCGCCAAGGGTGATGTGCTGCATCCGCTGCAAGCGGCCTTCGTCCATCACGACGGATTCCAATGCGGCTATTGCACCCCAGGTCAGATCTGCTCTGCGGCCGGCATGTTGAGCGAGCATAAGGCCGGAATGCCGAGCGTCGTGACGGCCGATCTCACGCAGGATCCAGCACTGACCGATGACGAAATTCGCGAGCGGATGAGCGGCAATATTTGTCGGTGCGCCGCCTACCCGAACATCGTGGCGGCCATCAAGGACGCATCGGGAGCAACGCTATGA
- a CDS encoding 2-hydroxyacid dehydrogenase produces MGKVIAIVGDRFMLPSVFADKIVAACGNDQTIRTLEQPWPDVPMEHGYAGSALSGLKEYLGDPDEIVAFVGDAELFVTHLSPLSGAMMDRMPALKFVAVSRGGPVNIDMTAARERGIKVVNTPGRNASAVAEFAIGAILSETRMIRAGHEALRQGIWRGELYRADTTGRELNEMTVGIIGYGAIGSRVVKLLKAFGCKILVADPYVQISAADKADGVEHVGLETLLEQSDVITLHSRVTPETTGFIGRDAFARMRPGTIFVNTARGPMVDYDALYDVLASGHLRGAMLETFAVEPVPPDWPLLKLPNVTLTPHIAGASVRTVTYAAEQAAEDVRRYIKGEPLLNLC; encoded by the coding sequence ATGGGTAAGGTCATCGCCATCGTGGGCGACCGTTTCATGCTGCCTTCGGTCTTCGCCGACAAGATCGTGGCGGCCTGCGGCAACGACCAGACGATCCGCACCCTCGAACAGCCCTGGCCGGACGTGCCGATGGAGCATGGCTATGCGGGCTCTGCGTTGAGCGGACTGAAGGAATATCTTGGCGACCCGGACGAGATCGTCGCGTTCGTCGGCGATGCCGAATTGTTCGTCACCCATCTGTCGCCCCTGTCGGGCGCCATGATGGATCGGATGCCGGCGCTGAAATTCGTCGCCGTGTCGCGCGGCGGTCCCGTCAACATCGACATGACGGCGGCCCGCGAGCGCGGCATCAAGGTGGTCAACACCCCCGGCCGCAACGCCAGCGCGGTCGCGGAATTCGCGATCGGCGCCATTCTGTCGGAAACCCGGATGATCCGCGCCGGGCATGAAGCGCTGCGCCAGGGTATTTGGCGCGGTGAACTCTACCGGGCCGACACGACCGGCCGGGAACTTAACGAGATGACGGTCGGCATCATCGGCTATGGCGCGATCGGCAGCCGCGTCGTCAAACTGCTGAAGGCCTTCGGATGCAAAATTCTGGTGGCCGATCCCTATGTGCAGATCAGTGCCGCCGACAAAGCCGATGGCGTCGAGCATGTCGGGCTCGAGACGTTGCTGGAGCAATCCGACGTCATCACGCTCCATTCGCGGGTCACGCCGGAAACGACGGGCTTTATCGGCCGCGATGCCTTCGCGCGGATGCGGCCCGGCACCATCTTCGTCAACACGGCGCGCGGCCCGATGGTCGATTACGACGCGCTCTACGATGTTTTGGCGAGCGGCCATCTGCGCGGCGCCATGCTGGAGACATTCGCGGTCGAGCCGGTGCCGCCCGATTGGCCGCTGCTCAAGCTGCCGAACGTCACGCTGACGCCGCATATCGCGGGCGCCTCGGTCCGGACCGTGACTTATGCGGCCGAACAGGCCGCCGAGGATGTGCGACGCTATATCAAGGGCGAGCCGCTGCTCAACCTCTGCTAA
- a CDS encoding TIGR01459 family HAD-type hydrolase: MTMSTFIDGLDEIMTRFDAFLIDQYGVMHDGKTPYPGAVEAMSRLTAAGKIVIVLTNSGKRTGPNMARIEAIGFPRSSYSSLVSSGEVTWQGLRTGAFGEPFEAGCRVHIIGKQGDDYGLDGLDLIVVAEPESADFIVMAGSDCPRTSLDHYSNMLVAAAARHVPALCANPDRMMLTSEGPQPSSGAIAAIYETLGGRVTYVGKPFGAIYRHAAKSVGNDPARVLCIGDSLEHDVLGGESAGFKTALVRTGLLQDIDDATLRDMLAATSHKPTYVLPTLSLTSR; the protein is encoded by the coding sequence ATGACGATGTCGACGTTCATCGATGGTCTCGACGAGATCATGACCCGCTTCGATGCTTTTCTGATCGACCAATATGGCGTCATGCATGATGGCAAGACGCCCTATCCAGGTGCGGTCGAGGCGATGTCGCGGCTGACGGCAGCTGGCAAGATCGTCATCGTGCTAACCAATTCGGGCAAACGCACCGGCCCCAACATGGCCCGCATCGAGGCGATCGGCTTTCCGCGATCGAGTTATTCGTCGCTGGTCAGTTCGGGTGAGGTCACGTGGCAGGGCTTGCGGACGGGAGCGTTCGGCGAGCCTTTCGAAGCCGGGTGCCGGGTCCACATCATTGGCAAACAGGGCGACGATTATGGCCTCGACGGCCTCGACCTGATTGTCGTGGCCGAACCCGAAAGCGCGGATTTCATCGTCATGGCGGGCAGCGACTGTCCCCGGACCAGCCTCGACCATTACAGCAACATGTTGGTAGCGGCGGCAGCGCGTCACGTCCCGGCGCTCTGCGCCAATCCCGATCGCATGATGCTGACGAGCGAGGGGCCGCAGCCCTCGTCCGGCGCCATCGCGGCAATCTACGAGACCCTTGGCGGCCGTGTAACCTATGTCGGAAAGCCGTTCGGTGCGATTTATCGGCACGCCGCCAAGAGCGTCGGCAATGATCCGGCCCGCGTTCTCTGTATCGGTGATAGCCTTGAGCATGACGTGCTGGGAGGTGAGAGCGCCGGGTTCAAGACTGCGCTGGTCCGAACCGGCCTTCTGCAAGACATCGACGATGCGACCTTACGCGACATGCTGGCGGCAACCTCGCATAAGCCCACCTATGTGCTGCCTACCTTAAGTCTTACCTCACGATAG
- a CDS encoding FGGY-family carbohydrate kinase, translated as MIRDLLIGIDAGTSVIKSVAFTRRGEQIACFALPNTYESIDGVGAEQDMARTWSDTAATLRGLAGLVPDLERRTAAIAVTAQGDGTWLIDDDGRPVAPAWLWLDARAGDIAQTIRDAPEGRAIFERTGSGVNACQQGTQLLWLKRHRPDVVARAATALHCKDWLYFKLTGVRACDPSESIFTYGNMRTRAVDPAVVAALGLTDEARLIPPIVDGMREVGELTDVAAREIGFEPGLPIVLGYVDVITTILGAGLFDPEAQAGCTVIGSTGMHARLASSIDDVVLNPDCTGYTMAFPIAGAFAQLQSNMASTINIDWLLDLARGVLSDHDVSISRRDLLAGVDARVLSAEPGSLIFHPYISEAGERGPFVDPTARAQFLGLSVRHGYSDLMRAVFEGLAFAARDCYAVMGGVPAEIRVTGGAARSKAMRTIMGGVLGARIRTSSREEAGAAGVAMIAAVALGFYPDLSACAEDWVRPLLQPALDPDPILVDRYDRLFPAYVAGRKASAPVWHALHEQRRERHHG; from the coding sequence ATGATCCGTGATCTCCTGATCGGGATCGATGCCGGCACCTCCGTCATCAAGTCGGTCGCGTTCACGCGACGGGGCGAGCAGATCGCCTGTTTCGCGCTGCCCAACACATACGAGAGCATCGACGGCGTTGGGGCCGAGCAGGACATGGCCCGCACGTGGAGCGACACCGCCGCGACGCTGCGGGGGCTGGCCGGGCTGGTGCCCGATCTCGAGCGCCGCACGGCCGCCATCGCGGTGACGGCGCAAGGAGATGGCACGTGGCTGATCGACGACGACGGACGGCCGGTCGCGCCCGCGTGGTTATGGCTCGATGCGCGAGCGGGCGACATCGCCCAGACGATCCGGGATGCGCCAGAGGGTCGTGCGATCTTCGAGCGGACCGGATCGGGCGTGAATGCCTGCCAGCAAGGCACCCAACTCCTGTGGCTGAAGCGCCACCGGCCCGATGTGGTGGCGCGCGCCGCGACAGCGCTGCATTGTAAGGACTGGCTCTACTTCAAGCTGACCGGCGTGCGGGCCTGCGATCCATCCGAAAGCATCTTCACCTACGGCAACATGCGGACCCGTGCCGTCGACCCCGCGGTGGTGGCAGCCCTCGGCTTGACCGACGAGGCACGGCTGATCCCGCCCATCGTCGATGGCATGCGCGAGGTCGGAGAACTGACCGACGTCGCGGCGCGCGAGATCGGCTTCGAGCCCGGGCTGCCGATCGTGCTCGGCTATGTCGATGTCATCACGACCATTCTCGGCGCCGGCCTGTTCGATCCCGAGGCGCAAGCGGGCTGCACCGTCATCGGCTCGACCGGCATGCACGCGCGGCTGGCATCCTCGATCGACGATGTCGTGCTCAACCCGGACTGCACCGGCTACACGATGGCGTTTCCGATCGCCGGAGCCTTCGCGCAACTGCAGTCCAACATGGCCTCGACCATCAACATTGACTGGTTGCTCGACCTCGCGCGCGGCGTTCTCAGCGACCATGATGTCTCGATCTCGCGGCGCGATCTTCTGGCCGGCGTCGATGCGCGCGTGCTCAGCGCCGAACCCGGAAGCCTGATCTTCCATCCCTACATCTCGGAAGCGGGGGAGCGCGGCCCGTTCGTCGACCCGACCGCACGGGCGCAATTCCTCGGCCTGTCGGTGCGGCACGGCTACAGCGACCTGATGCGTGCCGTCTTCGAGGGGCTCGCCTTCGCGGCGCGCGATTGCTACGCCGTAATGGGCGGCGTTCCGGCCGAAATCCGGGTGACCGGGGGCGCGGCGCGCAGCAAGGCCATGCGGACCATCATGGGCGGGGTGCTCGGCGCCCGGATCAGAACCAGCAGCCGCGAAGAAGCGGGCGCGGCCGGCGTCGCCATGATCGCGGCGGTCGCGCTCGGCTTCTACCCCGATCTGTCGGCCTGTGCGGAGGATTGGGTGCGCCCGCTGTTGCAACCCGCGCTCGACCCCGACCCGATCCTGGTCGACCGCTACGATCGCCTGTTCCCCGCCTATGTGGCGGGACGAAAGGCCAGCGCGCCCGTTTGGCATGCGCTGCACGAACAACGGAGAGAGCGTCATCATGGGTAA
- a CDS encoding class II aldolase/adducin family protein encodes MMQLRETSPESLALAALAVRVGSDPSLVQGPGGNVSIKIDGVLWVKASGTWLAEAETRDIMVPVALEPLLDALKRNDPACETSVDFVRQDLNDNKLRPSIETTLHAVLPQRIVVHVHCVETLAHAVRSDVRDRVAAPLAGLPYVVVPYARPGVPLTQAIVAELKPDTTILVLANHGLVVAADTVEEADALLTEVVRRLRVPKKPASPADDATLAALAEGTAYEIADAALHGLGVEASVCRLAAGGSLYPDHVIFLGPSIITSQPGESVAEAIARSGRTNPPMLVVPGAGVLFRKDATPAMRALGGCLADVMSRLPADAPLAYLTHDDEAALLGWDAEKYRQALDRTPA; translated from the coding sequence ATGATGCAGCTTCGCGAGACATCGCCCGAAAGCCTCGCCTTGGCGGCGCTCGCGGTCCGCGTCGGGTCCGATCCGTCGCTGGTTCAGGGTCCGGGGGGCAACGTCTCGATCAAGATCGACGGCGTTCTCTGGGTGAAAGCCTCCGGCACGTGGCTGGCCGAGGCTGAAACACGCGACATCATGGTGCCGGTCGCGCTCGAGCCGCTGCTCGACGCGTTGAAACGCAATGACCCGGCCTGTGAGACGAGCGTCGATTTCGTCCGGCAGGACCTCAACGACAACAAGCTTCGTCCCTCGATCGAGACGACCCTACACGCCGTGCTGCCGCAGCGGATCGTGGTTCACGTCCATTGCGTCGAGACACTCGCGCATGCGGTCCGCTCCGACGTGCGCGACCGCGTGGCGGCTCCGCTCGCGGGTCTGCCCTATGTGGTCGTGCCTTATGCGCGGCCGGGCGTGCCGCTTACTCAGGCGATCGTCGCGGAACTGAAGCCGGACACCACCATCCTTGTGCTGGCAAACCACGGCCTCGTGGTGGCGGCCGACACCGTTGAGGAGGCCGATGCCCTCCTGACCGAGGTGGTGCGCCGCCTGCGCGTCCCGAAAAAGCCGGCGAGCCCCGCCGATGATGCGACGCTCGCGGCGCTGGCGGAGGGCACCGCCTATGAGATCGCCGATGCGGCGCTGCATGGGCTCGGCGTGGAGGCGAGCGTGTGTCGCCTCGCGGCCGGCGGCTCGCTCTACCCCGATCATGTGATCTTTCTCGGACCCTCGATCATCACGTCACAGCCCGGCGAAAGCGTCGCCGAGGCTATCGCGCGCTCCGGCCGTACCAATCCGCCGATGCTGGTCGTACCCGGCGCGGGCGTGCTGTTCCGCAAGGACGCGACACCCGCCATGCGGGCGCTCGGCGGCTGCCTCGCCGACGTCATGTCGCGCCTGCCCGCCGACGCGCCGCTGGCCTATCTGACCCATGACGACGAAGCCGCCCTGCTCGGCTGGGACGCGGAGAAATATCGTCAGGCGCTCGACCGGACACCGGCATGA
- a CDS encoding FGGY-family carbohydrate kinase, whose translation MTNADRPADTLVLGIDIGTSGVRIVAIDASDRVVASAAVPMAPPDRVGARITQDPEVWWTATETALHQILGTIDIACVRAIAVDGTSGTVLAVDEAGQPIGRASLYNDTCPPEIVARIGGVAPDGNAARGATSALGRALALQDQPGTVRILHQADWIAARLTGRFGTSDENNALKTGYDPVERCWPDWIAATGLRIGLLPKVVAAGTPIGPIAAEAEAAFGLEPTTLVVAGTTDGCAAFLATGATGLGEGVTSLGSTLVLKLLCDAPIFAPAYGIYSHRIGDMWLAGGASNSGGTALLGFFTAERMRALEPELDADTPTGLDYYPLPGPGERFPINDPALPSRCEPRPASDATFFQGLLEGVAAVEALGYRRLAELGGPPLVSIRTVGGGANNAAWSRIRSRLTGVALLPPAHAEAACGAAWLARRGLNTA comes from the coding sequence ATGACGAACGCCGATCGGCCGGCCGACACTCTCGTCCTCGGCATTGATATCGGCACGTCGGGCGTCAGGATCGTCGCGATCGACGCCTCGGATCGTGTCGTGGCAAGCGCCGCCGTGCCGATGGCGCCCCCCGACCGAGTCGGGGCACGGATCACCCAGGACCCGGAGGTCTGGTGGACTGCGACCGAGACGGCATTGCACCAGATCCTCGGGACGATCGATATCGCATGCGTGCGTGCCATCGCGGTTGACGGAACCTCCGGCACGGTGCTGGCGGTCGACGAGGCCGGTCAGCCGATCGGCAGGGCCAGCCTCTACAACGATACGTGCCCGCCCGAGATCGTGGCCCGCATCGGCGGCGTGGCGCCCGACGGCAATGCCGCGCGGGGCGCGACCTCGGCGCTCGGCCGAGCCTTGGCGCTTCAGGATCAGCCCGGGACCGTTCGTATTCTGCACCAGGCCGATTGGATCGCGGCGCGGTTGACGGGGCGGTTCGGCACCTCCGACGAGAACAACGCCTTGAAGACCGGTTATGACCCGGTCGAGCGGTGCTGGCCGGACTGGATCGCCGCCACCGGTCTCCGGATCGGTCTGTTGCCGAAGGTTGTGGCGGCCGGAACGCCGATCGGCCCGATCGCGGCAGAGGCCGAAGCAGCCTTCGGGCTCGAACCGACGACCCTGGTCGTGGCCGGCACGACGGATGGCTGCGCGGCCTTTCTGGCGACAGGGGCTACAGGTCTCGGCGAGGGCGTCACATCGCTCGGCTCGACGCTGGTCCTGAAGCTTCTCTGCGATGCCCCGATCTTCGCGCCTGCCTATGGCATCTACAGCCACCGGATCGGCGACATGTGGCTTGCGGGCGGCGCCTCGAACAGCGGCGGAACGGCCCTGCTCGGCTTCTTCACGGCCGAGCGAATGCGCGCTCTCGAACCGGAGCTCGATGCCGACACGCCGACCGGCCTCGATTATTATCCCCTGCCCGGCCCCGGAGAACGATTCCCGATCAACGACCCGGCGCTGCCGTCTCGTTGCGAACCGCGCCCCGCGTCGGACGCGACCTTCTTCCAAGGGCTTCTCGAAGGCGTCGCGGCGGTCGAAGCGCTTGGCTATCGTCGGCTTGCCGAACTCGGCGGGCCGCCGCTCGTGTCGATCCGCACCGTCGGCGGCGGGGCCAACAATGCAGCGTGGTCGCGCATCCGATCCCGCCTGACGGGCGTTGCTTTGCTGCCCCCAGCGCATGCGGAGGCGGCCTGCGGCGCGGCATGGCTCGCCCGCCGCGGATTGAATACGGCCTGA